From the genome of Nasonia vitripennis strain AsymCx chromosome 1, Nvit_psr_1.1, whole genome shotgun sequence, one region includes:
- the LOC100679554 gene encoding uncharacterized protein LOC100679554 isoform X2, with protein MPHCTRHLGWYVGKFLVGLTGMLFIYFNYLREKNFECVCPMRDRELARQKASEKTAVTVRKGCGRTRDTNATVSDKRHKIKTKQAKRATTAAQASVAAQDAAQLTSQWHDVIKRKLCRIVDRIERAIKKQIEPPPKLPHLPPVPEPRKDPSTCRRCYHRKLRRWRTRRFRSSRRSWRHCGTTSTTTETIQVNEEEDTSTSSIIGCSNNTEGLTSSASVQRAIQDMEQEFQKTLMELERLDQTFAIPEESATVDESSLRSSTIESFFDKPDVFSSTRLPGGAVKHFVSRDLGISKNSCRKQVRLNPDPCGKTIPGKPTRDSLREKRARYIQSRDIFRHLYIRSRR; from the exons ATGCCGCACTGCACGAGACACTTGGGCTGGTACGTCGGCAAGTTTCTCGTTGGACTTACTGGGATGCTCTTCATCTACTTCAACTATTTACGAGAAAA AAATTTCGAGTGCGTCTGTCCCATGAGAGACCGAGAGTTGGCGCGACAAAAGG CAAGCGAGAAGACCGCTGTTACTGTGCGAAAGG GATGCGGCAGAACAAGAGATACAAATGCGACTGTCTCAGACAAACGCC acaaaataaaaacgaagCAAGCCAAGCGTGCCACGACAGCAGCACAGGCAAGTGTTGCTGCACAGGACGCGGCGCAGCTCACTAGCCAGTGGCACGACGTTATCAAGCGCAAGCTCTGCAGGATAGTCGACCGCATCGAGCGA GCTATCAAGAAACAAATCGAGCCACCGCCCAAGCTTCCGCATCTACCACCTGTCCCCGAACCTCGCAAAGATCCGAGTACATGTCGGCGATGCTACCACCGCAAGCTCCGCCGGTGGCGAACGCGACGATTCAGATCGTCGCGACGGTCATGGCGACACTGCGGAACGACTAGCACCACTACGGAGACGATCCAAGTCAACGAGGAGGAGGACACGTCCACGTCGAGCATCATTGGTTGCAGTAATAATACCGAAGGCCTGACGTCGTCCGCGAGTGTCCAGAGAGCTATCCAAGACATGGAGCAGGAGTTTCAGAAGACGCTCATGGAGCTCGAGAGGCTGGACCAAACGTTTGCGATACCG GAGGAAAGTGCGACGGTGGACGAAAGCTCGTTGAGAAGCTCGACGATCGAGAGCTTCTTCGACAAGCCGGATGTATTCTCGTCGACCAGACTACCAGGCGGTGCCGTCAAACACTTCGTCTCGAGGGATCTGGGTATCTCGAAGAATAGCTGCAGAAAACAA GTGAGACTCAATCCTGATCCTTGCGGGAAGACGATACCCGGAAAGCCGACGAGAGACTCTTTACGAGAAAAA CGCGCGAGATACATCCAGAGCCGAGACATCTTTCGCCATCTCTACATCCGCTCGAGGCGTTAA
- the LOC100679554 gene encoding uncharacterized protein LOC100679554 isoform X3 → MPHCTRHLGWYVGKFLVGLTGMLFIYFNYLREKNFECVCPMRDRELARQKGNEKTAVTVRKGCGRTRDTNATVSDKRHKIKTKQAKRATTAAQASVAAQDAAQLTSQWHDVIKRKLCRIVDRIERAIKKQIEPPPKLPHLPPVPEPRKDPSTCRRCYHRKLRRWRTRRFRSSRRSWRHCGTTSTTTETIQVNEEEDTSTSSIIGCSNNTEGLTSSASVQRAIQDMEQEFQKTLMELERLDQTFAIPEESATVDESSLRSSTIESFFDKPDVFSSTRLPGGAVKHFVSRDLGISKNSCRKQVRLNPDPCGKTIPGKPTRDSLREKRARYIQSRDIFRHLYIRSRR, encoded by the exons ATGCCGCACTGCACGAGACACTTGGGCTGGTACGTCGGCAAGTTTCTCGTTGGACTTACTGGGATGCTCTTCATCTACTTCAACTATTTACGAGAAAA AAATTTCGAGTGCGTCTGTCCCATGAGAGACCGAGAGTTGGCGCGACAAAAGGGCAA CGAGAAGACCGCTGTTACTGTGCGAAAGG GATGCGGCAGAACAAGAGATACAAATGCGACTGTCTCAGACAAACGCC acaaaataaaaacgaagCAAGCCAAGCGTGCCACGACAGCAGCACAGGCAAGTGTTGCTGCACAGGACGCGGCGCAGCTCACTAGCCAGTGGCACGACGTTATCAAGCGCAAGCTCTGCAGGATAGTCGACCGCATCGAGCGA GCTATCAAGAAACAAATCGAGCCACCGCCCAAGCTTCCGCATCTACCACCTGTCCCCGAACCTCGCAAAGATCCGAGTACATGTCGGCGATGCTACCACCGCAAGCTCCGCCGGTGGCGAACGCGACGATTCAGATCGTCGCGACGGTCATGGCGACACTGCGGAACGACTAGCACCACTACGGAGACGATCCAAGTCAACGAGGAGGAGGACACGTCCACGTCGAGCATCATTGGTTGCAGTAATAATACCGAAGGCCTGACGTCGTCCGCGAGTGTCCAGAGAGCTATCCAAGACATGGAGCAGGAGTTTCAGAAGACGCTCATGGAGCTCGAGAGGCTGGACCAAACGTTTGCGATACCG GAGGAAAGTGCGACGGTGGACGAAAGCTCGTTGAGAAGCTCGACGATCGAGAGCTTCTTCGACAAGCCGGATGTATTCTCGTCGACCAGACTACCAGGCGGTGCCGTCAAACACTTCGTCTCGAGGGATCTGGGTATCTCGAAGAATAGCTGCAGAAAACAA GTGAGACTCAATCCTGATCCTTGCGGGAAGACGATACCCGGAAAGCCGACGAGAGACTCTTTACGAGAAAAA CGCGCGAGATACATCCAGAGCCGAGACATCTTTCGCCATCTCTACATCCGCTCGAGGCGTTAA
- the LOC100679554 gene encoding uncharacterized protein LOC100679554 isoform X1 produces MPHCTRHLGWYVGKFLVGLTGMLFIYFNYLREKNFECVCPMRDRELARQKGKIASCPASEKTAVTVRKGCGRTRDTNATVSDKRHKIKTKQAKRATTAAQASVAAQDAAQLTSQWHDVIKRKLCRIVDRIERAIKKQIEPPPKLPHLPPVPEPRKDPSTCRRCYHRKLRRWRTRRFRSSRRSWRHCGTTSTTTETIQVNEEEDTSTSSIIGCSNNTEGLTSSASVQRAIQDMEQEFQKTLMELERLDQTFAIPEESATVDESSLRSSTIESFFDKPDVFSSTRLPGGAVKHFVSRDLGISKNSCRKQVRLNPDPCGKTIPGKPTRDSLREKRARYIQSRDIFRHLYIRSRR; encoded by the exons ATGCCGCACTGCACGAGACACTTGGGCTGGTACGTCGGCAAGTTTCTCGTTGGACTTACTGGGATGCTCTTCATCTACTTCAACTATTTACGAGAAAA AAATTTCGAGTGCGTCTGTCCCATGAGAGACCGAGAGTTGGCGCGACAAAAGGGCAA AATCGCATCTTGTCCAGCAAGCGAGAAGACCGCTGTTACTGTGCGAAAGG GATGCGGCAGAACAAGAGATACAAATGCGACTGTCTCAGACAAACGCC acaaaataaaaacgaagCAAGCCAAGCGTGCCACGACAGCAGCACAGGCAAGTGTTGCTGCACAGGACGCGGCGCAGCTCACTAGCCAGTGGCACGACGTTATCAAGCGCAAGCTCTGCAGGATAGTCGACCGCATCGAGCGA GCTATCAAGAAACAAATCGAGCCACCGCCCAAGCTTCCGCATCTACCACCTGTCCCCGAACCTCGCAAAGATCCGAGTACATGTCGGCGATGCTACCACCGCAAGCTCCGCCGGTGGCGAACGCGACGATTCAGATCGTCGCGACGGTCATGGCGACACTGCGGAACGACTAGCACCACTACGGAGACGATCCAAGTCAACGAGGAGGAGGACACGTCCACGTCGAGCATCATTGGTTGCAGTAATAATACCGAAGGCCTGACGTCGTCCGCGAGTGTCCAGAGAGCTATCCAAGACATGGAGCAGGAGTTTCAGAAGACGCTCATGGAGCTCGAGAGGCTGGACCAAACGTTTGCGATACCG GAGGAAAGTGCGACGGTGGACGAAAGCTCGTTGAGAAGCTCGACGATCGAGAGCTTCTTCGACAAGCCGGATGTATTCTCGTCGACCAGACTACCAGGCGGTGCCGTCAAACACTTCGTCTCGAGGGATCTGGGTATCTCGAAGAATAGCTGCAGAAAACAA GTGAGACTCAATCCTGATCCTTGCGGGAAGACGATACCCGGAAAGCCGACGAGAGACTCTTTACGAGAAAAA CGCGCGAGATACATCCAGAGCCGAGACATCTTTCGCCATCTCTACATCCGCTCGAGGCGTTAA